In the Phycisphaerae bacterium genome, one interval contains:
- a CDS encoding SMP-30/gluconolactonase/LRE family protein → MPRPNSLRPIIHQFADRMSAPNSNEGERPRALGRLVMLVTALVVLLLPFGCRSRHDRDPRVVGVFGGLGMGPGDFSYPRAVAADPDGTVLIVDKSGRIQRFSSEGKYIDGWRMPETEAGKPVGLTVHPDRRVFVADTHYHRVVIFSPEGEQLTTFGSEGDGDGQFRMPTDVAFDSDGNIFVSEYGGNDRITRWSPALMFDRVVVSGEVAGLGLSRPSAVDFDAEQTLWIADSCNHRLLRISRDGKLLGVFGSMGSEAGQMRYPYDIAVAPGGRIMVCEYGGDRLQWFDQEGHAQGTWGGSGREPGQLHAPWGAAYGANGMIYVVDSLNSRIQILRP, encoded by the coding sequence GTGCCACGGCCAAACAGCCTACGTCCGATCATCCACCAATTCGCCGACAGAATGTCCGCGCCGAACAGCAACGAAGGGGAGAGGCCGCGGGCGCTGGGTCGGTTGGTGATGCTGGTCACCGCGCTCGTGGTGCTTCTGCTTCCTTTCGGGTGCAGGTCACGGCATGATCGGGATCCCCGCGTTGTCGGCGTGTTTGGCGGACTGGGCATGGGTCCCGGCGATTTCAGCTATCCCCGCGCCGTCGCCGCCGACCCCGACGGGACAGTCCTGATCGTGGACAAGAGCGGCCGGATCCAACGGTTTTCCTCTGAGGGCAAGTATATCGACGGATGGCGCATGCCCGAGACCGAGGCAGGAAAACCGGTCGGCCTGACCGTCCATCCCGATCGCCGCGTCTTCGTGGCCGACACCCACTACCACCGCGTCGTCATATTCAGCCCCGAAGGCGAACAGCTCACGACCTTCGGCTCCGAAGGAGATGGCGACGGCCAGTTTCGCATGCCCACGGACGTCGCTTTCGACTCCGACGGGAACATCTTCGTCAGCGAATACGGCGGGAACGATCGCATCACCCGCTGGTCTCCCGCACTGATGTTCGATCGTGTAGTTGTTTCCGGTGAAGTCGCAGGGTTGGGGCTGAGCCGCCCCTCGGCGGTCGACTTCGACGCGGAGCAGACGCTCTGGATCGCCGACTCCTGCAATCACCGTCTTCTGCGCATCTCCCGAGATGGGAAGCTGCTCGGTGTTTTTGGCAGCATGGGTAGCGAGGCGGGGCAGATGCGCTACCCGTACGACATTGCCGTGGCGCCGGGCGGGCGGATCATGGTTTGCGAATACGGCGGCGATCGATTGCAGTGGTTCGATCAGGAGGGACACGCACAGGGTACGTGGGGCGGAAGCGGTCGTGAGCCCGGACAACTGCACGCCCCCTGGGGCGCCGCGTACGGAGCCAATGGCATGATCTACGTCGTCGATTCGCTCAATAGTCGTATTCAGATCCTCCGGCCATGA